The Ranitomeya imitator isolate aRanImi1 chromosome 3, aRanImi1.pri, whole genome shotgun sequence genome has a window encoding:
- the LOC138672962 gene encoding claudin-3-like — MSMGLEILGVALSIIGWLGAVVSCALPMWKVTAFIGNNIVVAQIIWEGLWMNCVVQSTGQMQCKVYDSLLALPQDLQAARALIVIAIVIAIIGVLISIIGAKCTNCVQDESAKAKIMIVSGVIFILSGLMTLIPVSWSANTIIRDFYNPLVVDAQKRELGASMYIGWAASALLMLGGAMLCCTCPPKQEKYPASRVAYSAARSTNPGYDRKDYV; from the coding sequence ATGTCTATGGGACTTGAGATCCTAGGTGTGGCCCTATCTATAATCGGCTGGCTTGGTGCTGTTGTTTCTTGTGCTCTTCCTATGTGGAAGGTGACTGCGTTCATCGGCAACAACATTGTGGTGGCCCAGATTATCTGGGAAGGACTATGGATGAATTGTGTAGTGCAAAGCACTGGGCAAATGCAATGCAAAGTCTATGATTCTCTACTGGCGCTTCCTCAAGATCTGCAAGCTGCTCGAGCCTTGATTGTCATCGCCATCGTCATAGCTATAATTGGAGTCCTCATTTCCATTATTGGAGCCAAGTGCACCAACTGTGTCCAAGATGAATCAGCAAAGGCCAAGATCATGATCGTATCTGGAGTTATCTTTATTCTTTCAGGACTCATGACCCTTATCCCCGTCTCCTGGTCAGCAAATACCATTATTCGTGATTTCTATAACCCTCTAGTTGTGGATGCTCAAAAAAGGGAGTTGGGAGCCTCCATGTACATTGGGTGGGCAGCATCGGCTCTTCTAATGCTTGGTGGTGCCATGCTCTGCTGCACTTGCCCACCAAAACAGGAGAAATACCCTGCTTCAAGAGTGGCATATTCAGCAGCCAGGTCTACAAATCCTGGATATGACCGAAAAGACTATGTTTAA